A part of Eubacterium sp. AB3007 genomic DNA contains:
- a CDS encoding ADP-ribosylglycohydrolase family protein, which translates to MYGAILGDMIGAPYEFDRGDKRKDFEMFNDRVQFTDDTVMTIAVAEALDGLVPEAGDQTVREAVVESMKRWGNRYPDAGYGARFIHWLSQSDPQPYNSWGNGSAMRVSSVGWLYDGLEETRRMAALTAEVTHNHPEGIKGAEATASVIYLARTGSDKDEIREYVRREFGYDLSRSCDEIRPWYHHVESCQETVPEAITAFLEGADFEDVIRTAVSLGGDCDTLTCIAGSMAEAFFGVPEEMQAECRRRLPKEMLEVLDRFDAIRRSRASCL; encoded by the coding sequence ATGTATGGAGCGATCTTAGGAGATATGATTGGAGCACCGTATGAGTTTGACAGAGGTGATAAGCGCAAGGATTTTGAGATGTTCAATGACCGGGTGCAGTTTACCGATGACACAGTAATGACCATTGCGGTGGCGGAGGCATTGGATGGACTCGTCCCGGAGGCAGGGGACCAGACCGTCCGGGAGGCGGTGGTGGAGTCCATGAAGAGATGGGGCAACCGATATCCCGATGCAGGCTATGGGGCAAGGTTCATTCATTGGCTGTCCCAGAGCGATCCACAGCCATATAACAGCTGGGGGAACGGATCTGCAATGCGGGTTTCCAGTGTCGGATGGCTGTATGACGGCCTGGAAGAGACCAGAAGGATGGCTGCTCTGACCGCCGAAGTCACCCATAACCATCCGGAGGGAATCAAGGGGGCAGAGGCGACGGCAAGCGTCATCTACCTTGCCAGAACCGGCAGCGACAAGGACGAGATCCGTGAGTACGTCCGCAGGGAGTTCGGGTATGATCTCTCTAGGTCCTGCGACGAGATCAGGCCATGGTACCACCATGTGGAGAGTTGCCAGGAAACGGTCCCGGAGGCCATCACCGCCTTCCTGGAAGGGGCGGATTTTGAAGATGTGATCCGGACAGCGGTCTCTCTTGGCGGAGACTGTGACACCCTGACCTGCATCGCAGGGAGTATGGCGGAGGCTTTCTTTGGTGTGCCGGAAGAGATGCAGGCAGAGTGTCGGAGACGTCTGCCGAAGGAAATGCTGGAAGTACTGGACCGATTCGATGCGATCAGGCGCTCTCGAGCATCATGTTTGTAA
- a CDS encoding glycoside hydrolase family 3 protein, with amino-acid sequence MKHNLRKRILVLATILTMLICVPTVNSCATEVPKEDPIQTIVQNMTLRQKIAQCLMMDFRKWNDAEGEAQNMTRLAPEVKTILEEYQFGAVILFAENIQKTGDTVALTKEMQDAATAKGGLPLLIATDQEGGIVYRLGSGTALPGNMALAATGDSNNARLAGEIIGRELESVGINTTLAPVIDVNNNANNPVIGLRSFSDDANMVGEYGAQYIKGLNAYDTIGCAKHFPGHGDTDTDSHTGLPEVKKSLDQLKNNELKPYTIAIDKGIDMIMSAHILYPGLDDTTVLSEKTGKEERRPATLSHKILTDLLRNDMGFQGVVVTDAMNMEGISKRFSMGQATTEALKAGADLVCMPLTGITDKTQWTSAMGEILGYVENAVAEDELSEARLDEAVTRVLTLKQKKGILNYDASQYTQTRANDTVGSEQNRKLEREISAKAVTVIQNRKSTLPATATKDTRVLMMAPYENELAQMVMGFNRVKKAGLVPKATEVEIYCYSEGDYEIEGDLKEALDWADVVLMNSEVSRATRLTGEHWTSAGPMAYTRYCKEHGKKSIVLSVDKPYDVQIYPDADAVMAVYGWKGSDIKINGKLMRGDLTAYGPACGPNIVAGVEVAFGVFGASGKLPVNVPALDKANKVYTDQVKYPRGYGLTYKARRPEAKSVPATPAPDLKKAAIKSVKAKKKALKVKLRTKPSARGGTHYQIAFKLKSDKKWKYKTTTKAKITLKKLKRHKKYVVKARVIKKMGGKTYYGAWSKKKIKKVK; translated from the coding sequence GTGAAACATAATCTTAGGAAGCGGATTTTAGTCCTGGCAACGATCCTCACCATGCTGATATGTGTGCCGACCGTGAACAGCTGCGCAACAGAGGTGCCGAAGGAAGATCCGATTCAGACGATCGTTCAAAATATGACCCTGCGGCAGAAGATCGCCCAGTGTCTGATGATGGATTTTCGGAAGTGGAACGATGCAGAGGGTGAAGCACAAAACATGACCAGGCTGGCGCCTGAGGTGAAGACCATCCTGGAGGAGTACCAGTTTGGCGCGGTGATCTTGTTTGCGGAGAACATCCAGAAAACAGGAGATACAGTTGCTTTGACGAAGGAAATGCAGGATGCGGCCACCGCCAAGGGAGGCCTGCCCCTGCTGATCGCAACAGATCAGGAGGGCGGTATCGTGTACCGTTTGGGAAGCGGGACGGCACTGCCCGGTAATATGGCCCTGGCTGCCACGGGAGACTCCAATAACGCCAGGCTGGCCGGCGAGATCATCGGTCGGGAACTGGAAAGCGTGGGGATCAACACCACTCTGGCTCCGGTGATCGATGTGAACAACAACGCCAACAATCCGGTGATCGGGCTTCGCTCCTTCAGTGACGATGCGAACATGGTCGGAGAGTATGGCGCGCAGTACATCAAGGGTCTGAATGCGTACGACACCATCGGCTGTGCTAAGCACTTCCCGGGACACGGCGATACAGACACCGATTCTCATACGGGACTTCCGGAGGTGAAGAAATCTTTGGATCAGCTGAAGAACAACGAGCTGAAGCCCTACACCATCGCCATCGATAAGGGGATCGACATGATCATGTCCGCCCACATTCTATATCCGGGATTGGACGACACGACCGTTCTGTCCGAAAAAACCGGAAAAGAGGAGCGTAGACCGGCGACTTTGTCCCACAAGATCCTGACCGACCTGCTTAGAAATGACATGGGATTCCAGGGTGTCGTGGTGACCGATGCCATGAACATGGAAGGGATCTCCAAGAGATTTTCCATGGGACAGGCCACCACGGAGGCGCTGAAAGCCGGCGCGGATCTGGTATGTATGCCGCTGACCGGAATCACAGATAAGACACAATGGACCAGTGCTATGGGAGAGATCCTTGGTTATGTGGAAAATGCGGTCGCAGAGGACGAACTTTCGGAAGCGCGCCTGGACGAGGCCGTTACCAGAGTACTGACCCTGAAACAGAAGAAGGGAATTCTTAACTACGACGCCTCCCAATACACCCAGACACGTGCCAATGATACGGTTGGAAGTGAACAGAACCGCAAGCTGGAGAGGGAGATCTCTGCCAAGGCAGTGACCGTCATCCAGAACCGAAAGAGTACGCTTCCTGCTACTGCAACCAAAGACACCAGGGTCCTGATGATGGCGCCCTACGAGAACGAGCTCGCCCAGATGGTAATGGGATTCAACCGCGTCAAGAAGGCTGGTCTGGTGCCGAAGGCTACGGAGGTGGAGATCTATTGTTACAGCGAAGGTGATTATGAGATCGAAGGGGACCTGAAGGAGGCTTTGGATTGGGCGGACGTGGTGCTCATGAACTCCGAGGTGTCCAGAGCAACGCGGTTGACTGGCGAACACTGGACTTCTGCCGGCCCAATGGCCTATACCAGATACTGCAAGGAGCATGGCAAGAAAAGCATCGTTCTCTCCGTGGACAAGCCTTACGATGTGCAGATCTACCCGGATGCTGATGCCGTCATGGCGGTCTACGGATGGAAGGGCTCCGACATCAAGATCAACGGAAAGCTGATGCGTGGGGATCTCACCGCATACGGCCCTGCCTGCGGTCCCAACATCGTTGCCGGTGTAGAGGTCGCCTTCGGAGTGTTTGGCGCGTCCGGCAAGCTGCCGGTGAACGTGCCGGCGCTTGACAAAGCAAACAAGGTCTATACAGACCAGGTGAAGTATCCGAGAGGCTACGGTCTGACCTACAAGGCGCGCAGGCCAGAGGCGAAGTCCGTGCCCGCTACACCAGCGCCTGACCTGAAGAAGGCGGCGATCAAGTCCGTGAAGGCGAAGAAGAAAGCGCTTAAGGTGAAGCTGCGCACAAAGCCTTCTGCCAGGGGCGGCACCCACTACCAGATCGCTTTCAAGCTCAAGTCCGACAAGAAATGGAAATACAAGACAACGACCAAAGCCAAGATCACGCTAAAGAAACTGAAGAGGCACAAGAAGTATGTGGTCAAAGCCCGCGTTATTAAAAAGATGGGCGGGAAAACCTACTATGGTGCATGGAGTAAGAAGAAAATCAAGAAGGTAAAATAA
- a CDS encoding adhesin: protein MLYWKAKSAAIVNHLKKLSIRKIATVTMAALIGLMAPIATVADIYADDKAGSANTQTEQPAQPPSGQQNGQPPNGAPPAGDPPSGAPQGQPPSGSGSGADTQSYDYNGDLSASKTADGKAVTIENETISSTEADKNVALAENGGTLTISGSTLNKSGDSQNADNTNFYGTNASVLAVGEKSQVYIDSSGITSTSEGSNGIFATDNASVFANNVAITTRDSNSARGLDATYGGTIIANNMTISTEGDHSATLATDRGGGNLSVTNSTLSTKGSGSPLLYSTGNIQVDNVTGTASGSQIAGMEGKNRILISRSTLDSTNDNKSGSDPIKNGVILYQSTSGDADTSTDEAAFFQAVDSTLKTSITDGAMFYVTNTEANVVLSGTTLDFDSQKVNLISSVTNDNNWGQSGSNGGKLTFTGIGESLSGDVQVDKASSVSLYLLSGSTWDGALAKGSTAKNLTVNVDADSTWTLTEDTTVGTLNAAKGAKVVDQEGKTVSIVQDGKTLVEGDSGVTLTVSKYTTKVKTSDTNKVSTDTIDRTDFDQYYKTTTAYGDNSGSSGADLGSTSDGESILDRISNWLKGVFA from the coding sequence ATGTTATATTGGAAGGCAAAGAGTGCCGCGATCGTCAATCATCTGAAGAAGTTGAGCATCAGGAAGATCGCAACTGTAACCATGGCAGCACTGATCGGGTTGATGGCTCCGATCGCAACTGTCGCAGATATCTATGCGGATGACAAGGCCGGCAGCGCAAACACACAGACGGAGCAGCCGGCCCAGCCACCCTCGGGGCAGCAGAACGGCCAGCCGCCCAACGGCGCCCCTCCGGCAGGGGATCCGCCTTCGGGAGCGCCCCAGGGACAGCCGCCTTCGGGTTCGGGCAGCGGAGCAGATACCCAGTCGTACGACTACAATGGAGATTTGTCCGCCAGCAAGACAGCCGACGGCAAAGCGGTGACCATTGAGAATGAGACGATCTCGTCGACGGAAGCGGACAAGAATGTGGCGCTGGCAGAGAATGGCGGTACCCTGACCATCAGCGGTTCCACTCTGAACAAATCCGGCGATAGCCAGAACGCTGATAACACCAACTTTTACGGCACCAACGCTTCCGTGCTGGCAGTGGGGGAGAAGAGCCAGGTCTACATCGATAGTTCCGGGATCACCAGCACCAGCGAAGGCAGCAATGGGATCTTTGCTACCGATAACGCTTCCGTGTTTGCCAACAACGTGGCCATCACCACCAGGGACAGCAACAGTGCCAGGGGGTTGGATGCCACCTATGGTGGGACGATCATTGCGAACAATATGACCATCTCCACAGAAGGCGACCACAGCGCGACCCTGGCCACCGATCGGGGTGGCGGCAACCTCTCTGTCACCAACAGTACCTTGAGCACCAAGGGCTCCGGCTCGCCACTTCTCTACTCCACGGGGAATATCCAGGTGGACAACGTCACCGGCACAGCCAGTGGCAGCCAGATCGCCGGCATGGAGGGGAAGAACCGGATCCTCATCAGTCGTTCCACTTTGGACAGTACCAACGATAACAAGAGCGGCAGCGACCCTATCAAGAACGGGGTGATCCTGTACCAGTCCACCTCCGGAGATGCGGATACCAGCACGGATGAGGCAGCTTTCTTCCAGGCGGTGGATTCCACCCTGAAGACCAGCATTACGGATGGTGCCATGTTCTACGTCACCAATACCGAGGCCAACGTGGTCCTCTCCGGCACCACCCTGGACTTTGACAGCCAGAAGGTAAATCTGATCTCCTCGGTGACCAACGATAACAACTGGGGGCAGAGCGGCAGTAACGGCGGCAAGCTGACCTTCACCGGTATAGGCGAGTCCCTCAGCGGTGATGTTCAGGTGGACAAAGCCAGCAGCGTATCGCTGTATCTCCTCTCCGGTAGCACATGGGACGGCGCTCTGGCGAAGGGGAGCACGGCGAAGAACCTCACCGTGAACGTAGATGCGGATTCCACATGGACCCTTACGGAAGATACCACTGTCGGTACCCTGAATGCGGCCAAGGGAGCCAAGGTGGTGGATCAGGAGGGGAAGACTGTGAGCATCGTGCAGGATGGAAAGACCCTTGTGGAGGGAGACAGCGGTGTCACCCTTACCGTCAGCAAGTACACCACCAAAGTGAAGACCAGTGATACCAATAAGGTAAGCACGGATACCATCGATCGGACGGACTTCGATCAGTACTACAAGACTACCACCGCCTACGGGGACAATAGCGGTAGCAGCGGGGCGGATCTCGGAAGCACCTCCGACGGAGAAAGTATTCTGGATAGGATCTCCAACTGGCTAAAGGGGGTGTTCGCATGA
- a CDS encoding nitrilase-related carbon-nitrogen hydrolase has product MRAALYQMHIVWNDEDRNYAKVRHQLARAASDGVDVFLMPETCYDGFFAGNSLEDCRIVQENLRLAEHYGLAIGFGWVRRDALPVPPSERRKYENHYTIVGKDGNILSDYTKIHLFQGARKGQAFRPGDHMALCQICGIPTGTFICYDLWFPELISKLSEQAHLVLLPANWEETEYQYSHWKTLLQARAMENQQYILAVNCVGRNGRFHYGGCSAAVNPLGEFLPVAAGDREILMTDREGLLIYDIEDDVEKYRHSFPVAANRLPALYPDLPVRPL; this is encoded by the coding sequence ATGAGAGCCGCACTTTATCAAATGCATATTGTATGGAACGATGAGGACAGGAATTACGCTAAGGTCCGCCATCAGCTTGCAAGAGCAGCCAGCGATGGGGTGGATGTTTTTCTGATGCCGGAAACGTGTTATGACGGGTTTTTCGCCGGAAACTCGCTGGAGGACTGCCGGATCGTGCAGGAGAATCTCCGATTGGCAGAGCATTACGGCCTCGCCATCGGATTCGGATGGGTCAGGCGGGACGCATTGCCAGTGCCCCCCTCTGAAAGAAGAAAATATGAGAACCACTACACCATTGTCGGAAAGGACGGAAATATCCTGAGCGACTATACCAAGATCCATCTGTTCCAGGGAGCCAGGAAGGGGCAGGCATTTCGCCCCGGGGACCACATGGCGCTTTGCCAGATCTGCGGAATCCCGACAGGTACGTTCATCTGCTATGATCTCTGGTTCCCTGAACTCATCAGCAAACTGTCGGAGCAGGCGCACCTGGTCCTGCTGCCCGCAAACTGGGAGGAAACGGAATACCAGTACAGCCACTGGAAGACGTTGCTCCAGGCACGCGCCATGGAGAACCAGCAATACATCCTGGCAGTGAACTGTGTAGGACGAAATGGGAGATTTCATTATGGGGGATGCAGCGCGGCGGTAAATCCCCTAGGAGAATTCCTTCCGGTCGCTGCCGGCGATCGGGAGATTCTGATGACAGACAGAGAAGGCCTTCTAATCTATGACATTGAAGACGATGTCGAGAAATACCGACATTCATTTCCAGTAGCAGCAAACCGCCTGCCCGCGTTGTATCCGGACCTGCCTGTTCGGCCGCTGTAG
- a CDS encoding M20 family metallopeptidase: MEYAEMKESIEEVIEGCHGEFAKMSDDLFDHPELSGEEYASSERIVTKLVENGFVAEYPFDGIETAFRAICGNNDHQYKVAIMAEYDALPEIGHACGHCLSAAISCLAGVALSDLQEALDTDIHVIGTPAEEIDGAKCKMVQDGVFDDYDMAIMVHLYNQNLVRARLLALRSDMYTFHGKAAHASAAPWEGINALNAVQLAFHGVDMLRQHVKPDVRIHGVIHEGGKMPGVVPERAAAEFYVRALQRDYMEEVNKKVENCIKGACLATGTTYDVHPTAETYADLRPNQTGEDALREVFGELDIPDNGDYEAVFGSADAGNVSYVCPTFHPCLQLTPQEVVIHTREFAKAVRSDHAHDVMRQGAALIALTIAKIFSDEERVQQMKRDFENA; encoded by the coding sequence ATGGAATATGCAGAAATGAAAGAAAGTATTGAAGAAGTGATCGAAGGCTGTCACGGAGAGTTTGCCAAGATGAGCGATGATCTGTTTGATCACCCGGAGTTATCGGGAGAGGAGTACGCCTCCTCAGAGCGGATCGTCACCAAGCTCGTTGAGAATGGCTTTGTGGCAGAATACCCTTTCGACGGGATCGAGACCGCCTTCCGGGCCATCTGTGGCAACAACGACCACCAGTATAAGGTGGCAATCATGGCAGAATACGACGCGCTTCCCGAGATCGGACACGCCTGCGGCCATTGCCTGAGCGCAGCCATCAGTTGTCTTGCAGGCGTGGCACTGAGTGATCTTCAGGAGGCACTGGACACGGACATCCACGTCATCGGTACCCCGGCGGAGGAGATCGACGGCGCCAAATGTAAGATGGTCCAGGACGGTGTATTCGATGACTATGATATGGCGATCATGGTGCATCTATACAATCAGAACCTGGTGCGCGCCAGACTTCTGGCGCTGCGCAGCGACATGTATACCTTCCACGGAAAGGCCGCTCACGCATCCGCTGCTCCCTGGGAGGGAATCAACGCCCTGAACGCGGTGCAGCTTGCCTTTCACGGCGTGGATATGCTCCGTCAGCATGTGAAACCGGATGTGCGTATCCACGGTGTGATCCATGAGGGCGGCAAAATGCCCGGTGTGGTACCAGAGCGGGCAGCGGCGGAATTCTATGTGCGAGCTCTACAGAGAGATTATATGGAGGAAGTCAACAAAAAGGTAGAGAACTGCATCAAGGGTGCCTGCCTGGCGACAGGGACCACCTATGACGTACACCCCACGGCGGAGACGTACGCAGATCTGCGGCCGAATCAAACAGGCGAAGATGCCCTGCGCGAGGTGTTCGGCGAGCTGGACATCCCTGACAACGGTGACTACGAAGCCGTGTTCGGATCTGCGGATGCGGGGAATGTAAGCTATGTCTGCCCCACCTTCCACCCCTGTCTGCAGCTGACACCCCAGGAGGTGGTCATCCACACAAGGGAATTCGCAAAAGCAGTCCGCTCCGATCATGCCCACGATGTGATGCGCCAGGGAGCAGCTCTCATCGCGCTCACCATCGCCAAGATCTTCAGCGATGAGGAACGCGTGCAGCAGATGAAACGAGATTTTGAAAATGCCTGA
- a CDS encoding glycerophosphodiester phosphodiesterase family protein, whose amino-acid sequence MFANKLKPYIQAMPDLFNYEIVSKVLLGILLYLLGQISQALLESSGRVAVTSGDYQFLFGTWQGLLILVVGIVSLFIYVAIDLNATIALCGDLVIGKEVSVTRSIKEGFVSIRKLISLQGILVVLYIALIAPILGIGLSVSATRGFYIPNFISAFIKDSVLYSALAGVVALLFLFIGIANLFLLHGIVIDGLSAGSASDQSRRLIRDNWKDYLKQNVLCFVTITALLAGVAILFLFLPLKLITLLPAGVISRILTIFFVSAGAIISMLTGLLGIPLYLMKMTQLFYSYKQGEEYPYHEVEKAELFKSRKVTIGTLIAIAAAVLLMFGYFDQLFPQRTSVNVIAHRGGGSEASENTLAGLESAWNNGAYGSEIDIQRTKDGHYVVNHDGTFKRVAGDERKPEDMTLKEAKKLTIDGEPVATLPEMLITSKGRLVLFIELKGKTADKKMAEDTVKLVKQFQMEEECVLISLKYDLINYIESTYPEIQTGFLTFASYGETAQLNCDYIGLEEESATADAISAIHKEGKKALVWTVNEKGAQKHFLCTKADGIITDHVKQATELSSKLDQRSDLDRMVDKVKTIL is encoded by the coding sequence GTGTTTGCGAATAAACTGAAACCATACATTCAGGCAATGCCTGATCTGTTTAATTATGAGATCGTTTCCAAAGTGCTGCTCGGCATCCTGCTCTATCTGTTAGGGCAGATTTCGCAGGCGCTACTTGAAAGCAGTGGAAGAGTTGCGGTGACCTCAGGCGATTACCAGTTCCTTTTCGGCACATGGCAAGGACTCCTTATTTTGGTGGTTGGAATCGTATCACTGTTTATCTATGTGGCCATTGACCTGAATGCCACGATCGCGCTCTGTGGCGATCTGGTTATCGGAAAAGAAGTATCTGTTACACGCAGCATCAAGGAAGGATTCGTATCGATCCGAAAGCTGATCAGCCTACAAGGAATTCTGGTGGTGTTGTACATCGCATTGATCGCGCCGATTCTGGGGATCGGCCTCTCGGTCTCCGCGACACGGGGGTTTTATATTCCTAATTTTATATCGGCCTTTATCAAAGATTCGGTTCTCTATTCTGCTCTGGCAGGAGTAGTGGCACTCCTCTTTCTGTTTATCGGGATTGCGAATCTGTTTCTGCTTCACGGAATCGTAATCGATGGGTTGTCTGCTGGCTCCGCAAGCGATCAGTCCAGAAGACTCATTCGAGATAACTGGAAGGATTATCTGAAACAAAACGTGCTTTGTTTTGTGACGATCACCGCACTGCTTGCAGGGGTCGCCATCCTATTCCTGTTCTTGCCTCTGAAACTGATCACGCTGCTTCCGGCGGGTGTGATCAGCCGGATCCTGACGATCTTCTTCGTTTCGGCGGGGGCGATCATTTCGATGCTGACAGGGCTGTTGGGCATTCCACTGTATCTTATGAAGATGACACAGTTGTTTTATTCCTATAAACAGGGGGAAGAGTATCCGTACCATGAGGTCGAAAAAGCAGAACTGTTCAAATCCCGCAAGGTGACGATCGGTACCCTGATTGCGATTGCGGCTGCGGTACTGCTCATGTTCGGATACTTTGATCAGCTGTTCCCGCAGAGGACGAGTGTGAATGTCATCGCGCACCGCGGAGGCGGCAGCGAGGCCAGTGAGAATACTCTGGCAGGTCTGGAGTCGGCCTGGAACAACGGCGCTTACGGGAGCGAGATCGACATCCAGAGAACCAAAGATGGACACTATGTGGTGAACCACGACGGTACGTTTAAGCGTGTCGCGGGAGATGAGAGAAAACCGGAGGACATGACGCTGAAGGAAGCCAAGAAACTGACCATCGATGGAGAGCCTGTAGCGACCCTTCCGGAGATGTTGATCACCAGCAAGGGAAGGCTCGTGCTGTTTATAGAACTGAAGGGGAAGACGGCAGACAAGAAGATGGCCGAAGATACCGTGAAACTGGTGAAGCAGTTCCAAATGGAAGAGGAGTGCGTGCTGATCTCACTGAAGTATGACCTGATCAACTATATCGAGTCGACCTATCCGGAGATCCAGACTGGGTTCCTGACCTTCGCCTCTTACGGGGAGACCGCACAGCTTAACTGTGATTATATCGGACTGGAAGAGGAATCGGCGACAGCCGATGCCATCAGTGCCATCCACAAGGAAGGGAAGAAGGCGCTCGTCTGGACCGTCAATGAAAAAGGCGCTCAGAAGCACTTCCTTTGCACCAAGGCAGATGGGATCATTACCGATCATGTGAAACAGGCGACCGAGCTCTCCTCGAAACTGGATCAGAGGTCAGATCTTGACCGCATGGTGGACAAGGTCAAAACGATACTGTAA
- a CDS encoding GNAT family N-acetyltransferase yields MLHRFQEGSETYRCYIDFRRGLKHTERLEIFEATDRDVDRIIEIESHPENRDFLWVGTPEEHQEEIRDPGHLLLLFRDSQTKTDWDPATDGYPHVSQEIKGYALIRLDHKSDVFEIRRIAITEKGKGYGREAMEALIEYAFEETQTNRLWLDVYPDNPAGIHLYESLGMHRDGVLRQNYKAERGYLDQIIYSLLREEYENTKGE; encoded by the coding sequence GTGCTACATAGATTTCAGGAGGGGTCTGAAACATACCGATGCTACATAGATTTCAGGAGGGGTCTGAAACATACCGAAAGGCTAGAAATCTTTGAGGCCACCGATCGGGATGTGGACAGGATTATCGAGATCGAAAGTCACCCGGAGAACAGAGACTTCCTATGGGTGGGGACACCGGAAGAGCATCAGGAGGAGATCAGGGATCCAGGCCATTTGTTGCTACTCTTCAGAGACAGCCAGACGAAAACGGACTGGGATCCCGCCACGGATGGCTACCCGCATGTCTCCCAGGAGATCAAAGGGTACGCCCTGATCAGGCTCGACCACAAGTCCGATGTGTTTGAGATCAGGAGGATCGCGATCACAGAGAAGGGAAAAGGCTATGGAAGAGAAGCCATGGAGGCATTGATCGAGTACGCGTTTGAAGAGACGCAGACCAACCGGCTTTGGCTGGACGTGTATCCAGACAATCCCGCAGGGATCCATCTGTACGAGTCGTTGGGCATGCACAGAGATGGCGTGCTCCGGCAGAACTACAAGGCAGAGCGCGGCTATCTAGATCAGATAATCTACTCCCTCCTGCGAGAGGAGTATGAAAACACGAAAGGAGAGTGA
- a CDS encoding SOS response-associated peptidase, which translates to MCTRYYIEPENADLLPYVDLAGRTFIARHFLELGDTMKREGEIRPSDVAPVIATGRSRRKGVFPMKWGYTMAGASGVRPSLLLNARSETAAEKKTFAEGWKMHRCIIPASWYFEWAHYTDADGKARTGDKFMIQPEGAQTTWLCGLYRMERGLPHFVVLTREPSGSVAHIHDRMPLMLPEHIVDAWIDPSTDPDTLLPYALTNMMLESA; encoded by the coding sequence ATGTGTACACGCTACTATATCGAACCGGAGAACGCAGATCTGCTGCCGTACGTCGACCTGGCGGGCAGGACGTTCATCGCCCGCCATTTCCTGGAACTCGGCGATACGATGAAACGCGAAGGAGAGATCCGGCCCTCTGATGTCGCTCCGGTGATCGCCACCGGGAGGAGCCGGCGGAAAGGAGTATTCCCCATGAAGTGGGGCTATACCATGGCGGGAGCATCAGGCGTCAGACCATCCCTGCTCCTGAACGCACGCTCTGAGACGGCAGCCGAGAAGAAAACCTTCGCAGAAGGCTGGAAGATGCATCGCTGCATCATCCCTGCCTCCTGGTATTTTGAGTGGGCCCATTACACAGACGCAGACGGGAAGGCGCGGACTGGTGACAAGTTCATGATCCAACCGGAGGGTGCACAAACAACATGGCTTTGTGGCCTGTACCGCATGGAACGCGGCCTGCCGCATTTTGTGGTGCTCACCCGCGAGCCCTCGGGCAGTGTCGCCCATATCCACGACCGCATGCCCCTCATGCTCCCGGAGCATATCGTTGATGCCTGGATCGATCCTTCCACCGATCCTGACACCCTGCTTCCCTACGCCCTTACAAACATGATGCTCGAGAGCGCCTGA
- a CDS encoding protease inhibitor I42 family protein — translation MMRKRTAMIIAGAVFVMMALTGCMSKQPQTATLSLDANPTTGYEWRVEQEPEIFDISSEYVQDKADEELDGVGGTEVFTLTPKKEGKAKVSFYYERSWEKDKADTSLTYQISVDGNKQIKVEAQSGGLPGDISTVPEIPEMEIQ, via the coding sequence ATGATGAGAAAACGAACGGCAATGATCATCGCAGGAGCGGTATTCGTGATGATGGCTCTGACAGGGTGCATGAGCAAGCAACCGCAGACAGCAACACTGTCACTGGACGCAAATCCGACGACTGGCTACGAATGGAGAGTGGAGCAGGAGCCGGAGATCTTTGACATTTCCTCCGAGTATGTACAGGACAAAGCCGACGAGGAGCTGGATGGCGTCGGAGGAACCGAAGTGTTCACTCTGACACCGAAGAAAGAGGGAAAGGCCAAGGTCAGCTTTTACTACGAACGGTCGTGGGAGAAGGACAAAGCCGATACCAGTCTGACCTATCAGATTTCTGTGGACGGGAACAAGCAGATCAAGGTAGAAGCCCAAAGCGGAGGGCTGCCCGGAGATATTTCAACAGTGCCGGAAATTCCGGAAATGGAGATCCAGTGA